In Bacillota bacterium, a single genomic region encodes these proteins:
- a CDS encoding OadG family protein, producing the protein MEVKISAVSLTVLSMIVVFMVLWGLALIINLMKWFSVRKREEVNQTPEALMDVASAAEPTETGVAPEIVAAITAALAAYLDQGPGQLMVSAIYRLAPGENWAAAGRLENTSSSSLIRRSL; encoded by the coding sequence GTGGAAGTTAAAATCAGTGCTGTGTCGTTAACCGTACTTTCCATGATTGTGGTGTTTATGGTTCTGTGGGGCCTAGCGTTAATAATCAACCTAATGAAGTGGTTCTCGGTTAGAAAACGTGAAGAGGTGAACCAGACTCCTGAAGCCCTAATGGACGTTGCCTCGGCTGCAGAGCCTACTGAAACTGGTGTGGCCCCGGAAATTGTAGCAGCCATAACCGCTGCCCTGGCCGCTTATTTGGATCAGGGCCCGGGTCAACTTATGGTCAGTGCCATCTACCGGTTGGCTCCCGGAGAGAATTGGGCTGCTGCCGGGCGCCTTGAAAATACTTCTTCCAGTTCACTTATAAGGAGGTCGCTCTAA